The stretch of DNA TTGATTGTATGTAATTTTGTACCGATGGAGATTACTTCTTTCTCGCCTACCAACGATTAAGAGATTACTTAATAATCTCCAATGAGATTTTTAGTAAACTCCTCtttctataaaatttagatTGTCAAATTAATAGCAGAACTTAATTGATTGTATGTAAAACTTCTCTTCTTACCGGTTTAGTTTGCGCTGGTAGACGAGTTAGAAGTATTTTTGGACCGCAAATCAAATATTACTCTTGTCTTTTATGTATAAGATTCTTTTATTAAATCATTATGATAATTAAGAAAGTTgactataatattaaatttattgataatttaaatcGTTTTATTAGTTTACGAGAAAACGATGTTATGTTTTTATTGTAGTATTTGTTATAAATTACAGAAAATGATAGAACATAATTAGGactaaattagtaaaataataatttatacaattaaaaaataaaaataaaaatttataaaatgagatAAGACAACAAAAAAATCTCACGAGAattctatatttaaaaattaaaaaacagagGTAGTATTTCGAGTGCACCTTTGATTTTTTGACTAATTTTGTCATCCCAATTTGCATTGGTTTCATACTtaagttttgttttatttatcttcACATTCTTTACaagaataaaaatttagaatatataGCGTTACATACACATTTTTCAAATACATACAATCAATTAAAAGTATACATAGCAAACTATAACCTCTTTTTATATGTGGAGTATTGAACCAATAACAATACTCTTAAAATATCAGGACATATAAATAATAAGATAAACAATtgtaataaaagaaaagaaaaaatgctCCACTTCAAATATTCACTATGCACATCAAAATTTCATACTATCCATTCCAACACTAGCCTGCagtaaaaacaaaatgaaatcaTTAATTGAGATCTTTTAACAAATGTTTCACAATTGTGCTAAACAATTTTTCTGTGGTAAACTTCAACTTAGGGTGATTTATAGTATGGTAAAAAATTGTACCAATAATTTATGATTCTCTGCAAGTACGGAAGAGAAATTGGTAACAAATTTTTCCATATCAGAACTTATTTGGTCCCCTGTACCAATAGCCTCCATGAATTTTTTTCTATCTGGAACAAGGTTCAATGCAACCTGGAATTCAATTGAATGGTTTTAGATTAAACTTACATCTTATGAGAACATCTTGCAATGTATACTTTCCAACATTTCAAAACCATGTAAAAGATTACAAACATATATAAGATGactaaaaaaatgagaaaaactaTGTAGCATGAGACTTAGCAACTATAAATCATGAACCCTACCTAAATATTAGACACAATATTGATGttgtcaaaattttgaaaaaataaatttaattgaatgtaatcaatgtATTAGGGTCGGACGTTAATAAATGTCAGATACTAGAATGCATTCAATCAAAAGTGTCACtgtcaattaataaaatgttaGTGGGTTAATTATTAATCCTTGTTAGTAGGGTGAGTTTTGTCTCCATCCtctaaataaaaactaaaaaaacaattcattttctcaaagcAAATTTTGTTATTCTTTGATTGAAAAAATCTTTAACTAGATTTTACTTTCCTTCTAACCAAGTCTGGATTAATAAATCCACTTTCCTTGGAAATCAAATGTTTAACACAAAAATATAAGGAAATAACTTACATTGAAACTAGAACTGGCTAGCCAACTATGCCACTTTTTCAATGTTTTGTTGTATGAATCACTACAAGCATGTTTCATGCTCCAATCCTCGTGTTCATGTAAGTTGCTGAATAGTTGTACTGTGAAATCCATGCTCCTAACAAGTTACATATGAGATAGATAGCAACAAGAGGTTAAAACTCGGCAACAAAATAGTAATACAATTAGCATTAAATTAAGTTCAaacattttcatttaatttcatACCTTGACAACCATAGTAGGGCATTTGTGCAGCTTGGTGGAGACTTTTCTGTTTTAGCTTCAACCTCTTTTAGCACTATAGTGTGTAAGAAATTGTATTCAGAAGGGTCAGACTCATATATGCCCTCCAACCTCTACAAGGATCAAACATAAGATATACAAGGACCTCtttaatcttaatttaattataaaatttaaattagttgtTATTTTGTACATGATGTGTCGACTCCATAGTAAGAAACATTAACTTAATTGTGAGCTTACGGTTATGTTACCACCGATAtcagtttttacaaatgaaaaTGCTCCTCCAAACTTGTCTGAAACCAGAATAAAATCAAGATTCAGAATTATGATATATAATTCtcttaaaaatctaaaatttaaactttgatAGAACTCttaataatacaaaatttattttgacaGAGAAAGAGATCAAAACAGAACATATTGTGAGTTGTGATATGAGTAAAGATAAAACAACTTGAAAGTTGATTGATATATGAATTTACTATTAGGTTTAATGCATGTAATGTAGTGACTGATCGGCTCAatagattttgataaataaattcaacTTATAAAATGAGGGATGTTGCTCTATATAAACTATTTGCGGGCTTTATCTATTTTTCAATATAGGAATTAAATTttccaaatagtatataattGATTCATACTTCATATTGTGGTCTGTAAAGGTTACTTGTGTTACCTAGACAAACTTGAAAGGAATGAAAGTTTTTTTATACATTTGCCAGTGATAATAGAGAATTTCATGGAAAAGATGATCCATAAAACATTAACTATACCTAAAACTGGTAATACAAATTTGCATACATCCAAGAAAGGTTTTGTGAGAATCTTTCCATCTTCAGACCTTACATGCTCCAACGCCTCCAATGCAGGACTGAATATAGATCCTTCCATTCTTTATTCTTCTCTAAATTCCAATTTGAATATAATTTCTACAATCAATTGATACAAATAAAAGGGTCCTAATAATTATGCACTATGCAGTTATAtgccaaaaataatttaattaactaatGGGCTTAAAAAAATCACcacctaaatgtttattcaagAGAAATCCAGATAAATAACAAAGTTGTAATTGCAATTTGAAGATTTAACATGAacactaaaaatatatacattctTGCATTGTGAAACCAAGAAATCATCAATGTTAAAATCGTTTTACAGAAAATAAGAAAAGTTGTGCATGTTTAATTTAGGACGTGAGCATTACCGTGTCTGTTTGCGTTTTCCCAGAAACAGGTACCGTTATTTCTGGTACTTTTTGTGTGGCCACCACTAACACAAAAACATAGTATTTCCCTAGTTTGGGCTTTTTATAATTCGGCCTTTGAACAATGTTATGGCCCATGGTTCTAATCAGACCAAAAAATTTAGATGGCCTATATTCAATGTGAGTTTTCTACCACGCACCCCCCACTTAAATCTGTCATCCTCAATTCATATGAAAATACAACTTTGTCCATTTAACTtgctaaaattttaaaatattcgaaagtattaaaagtttcgaaatgacaatttctaaaaatttcaaaataaaaattttaaaatttttgaaacttttcgGAAGCTTCAAGTTTTCAAAATAAAGATTACATTTagaaaatttggaaagttatcaaatttggaaagtttcaaaATCTAGAAAGTTTCCAGATCTGGAaagcttcgaaagtttcatatttcgaaagttttgaattgttccaaaatctcaaaaattttagaattttctatttcgagagttttgaattgtttgaaaattctgaaaattgttatttcgaaactttcgactATTCTGAAAATTTATCAagttaaaaagataaaattatattttcatatgaATTAGGGGTAGTAGGTTTAAGTGGGGGTGCATGGTAGAAAACtacttcaatatttatttaaaatgtgtaaaaatatattattgaattgaAGTTTTTAATAACTTAATTAATTCCAGTTTTCACTagtagatttttaaaatatgacaaaAGAGTGAGAAATTTGGGGAAAGAGGATCACCTGTTTCTTTTTAAGTCCAAATAAATACAggttatttatatttgttatatataaaataataaataatttttttaactaaaagcaCCGATAATCATCcttgaaaaacaaaagaaattataaattaatagatactcattttagtattaaaaaaaaatcatttcggTTCATATGgccaaatcaattttatttgccACAATTCAATGAATAtgacttaattaattaagtaataTTTAGCTTGTGGagaaaaattatgatttaatttacATATGACACATTATTGAAGAGTAGCAAATAGTTTTTGAGACCTAAATACTTAATAGTCGatcaaaataatcaaaatttgtTGAATACTCTTTAAAGCTATTGGGATACTAAAAGACTTAATTACGGTagttttctatataaaaaaactttGTTTGTGACAGAAGAACACTATTAactcaatatcaatattttaaatcgatcataaaattacaaaatgttAATCATGATTTGTTCTTATGACTGAGTTCAgtttaataacaattatttataagtttataatttataacattttttgataAACTAATTTAAGTATCTATGAGCTTACaactttttcttctaattttatccTTATTGATtaactaaaattcatttttaaacttttataatttatttataaataatttaattttaattttttaatatataatgatataatgatttaaaataaaaaaaaaatatttattttaatttaaaataaaaatatatataagattgataaactttaaattactacttttaaaatattttaaacattaattaataaaatttatttaatttaaattaaaaatattattttatctcatttaacattttaaagttAATTTAACGGTTAATGTTACCAAACACTTAACAACTGTCAGCTATAAACAATAAACTATAGGTTATAAACTATAATTTATCAGCTAATTTGATCAAATAAAGTCTTAGTTTCAAATATCATAAGTATTACTAACTTAATATTACGAGGTTTCTGTCAGTATTATTTGATAGACCCCCTTGAATAACATTTTGTAATTCTATAGATTAGTTTGACATTTCAAAACATTGAAAATGTACTAGGTTGAAACGGTTATATACCAATTTTTAGACACCAAATTAAGTGCTCATTACTCTCACTTTTGAATATCTACTTGCTACTAGCTTAAAAGAGCTAGCAGTTAGAGTTATGACTATCAATTAGCCATAAACTACGTGGACATGGCTGTAATTTACATAAGGTTTCCATTTTCATGGCTAAATCACCAATTATTACGCTTTAATGGTCATTATGTACCTTACAATTTTCATGGCTTTGTTCATTTCAGTGCAGCTGAGAAacgttttatatatatttgatttataaatagacaatgaagttttatttttacaataaaaataaaataattactctATGGCAAGGACGTGATTGAGAAATTAATCACTACTATGCATTTGTTGTTTTTACCAATATTGTTCAATAAGCGATTCTGACAATAAGCCCAGcttgaaagaaaaaatggaTGGATTTTACAAACGCCCTCTTCCTTCACCTCCTGCAGTTGATTTTCTTTCCGACGATGGCAAGGTCAGTGCCTACTTCAAACATTTCTGTTAGATACCATTTAATCTCTTATTGATCTCtacatttttttgttgataatatttagtttttttcaaaaaagccaAAATATATTAACGACAAAATTAGAACCACAAGACACAACTCGAAAAAGCAACCATTATAAGATTATatcttcaaaattaataaagtaTTCAATGAGTATTCTTCACCTAAAACAACTGAAAACTGAAATACATATAATCAATTCCAGTGACATCATTTTAACAATAATTCGTAAGTACTCAAGTAGAATAGTTCATCATTGATTTAACCTATGATGAAAAATGTGTACTCTTGCTTTTATTCCGAAAACACACTATTACAAGTTATTCAAATGGATTAAATGcaagttaattaaataactGCAAATCTTTTCCTGTGTAATGCTTTACCACCTCTATGCAAACAACAAAGTTGTTGACCATGTTGTACTGTAGAATTAAATAGCACAATACTAATGTCCAACCAACACAAAACTAAAAATCACCAATGGTCGAAAGAACAATTGAAAAACAAATGTGTGAGTGATTCTTCAACCCCACAAAATCTATTGCATAGAGAAGAATTCAAATTAGCAATTCCACACTAAACTAAGTTATCATTTGTTGGGATGTGATTGttcaaaaatctccaaacaaaaaacatttgtttCACTTAAATCAGGAGACACAAGATCATTTTGATTATCGTCTCTCAACAAGATATAAACATCTTCCATTGTATCatggaaaaatgaaaaattagtcGACCAATATTTTACattccaaaaataaatatttttattctggTAACTATTCTCCCTTCAACACCCCCaagtaggggtgggaatagctcaggtcaggccagactttgaaaggctTGAGCCTGACTtaggatttattttttaggcctaagccagGTCTGGCCTACGGTCTATCATATGCTTTTTTTTCGGTTGTCTtgacctggaagcctatttaaaataatttttaaaaaatatgaaacaaacgtccttaaaactctaaaaaataattttttgtgtcaaataataattttttttcctgaaaaaaaacacactcattattatcttttaaacaaatatggaacgactactgagtgatcGACTAATTGAacgctaccgaatatggaattgctactgaatatggaatgttCACTGAAATGATCGcctaattaataaaatttaaaataggaaataatattattaatataataataaaaaataatattaataaataataaaatatatataggccggtctGTCAGGTCTAATAGGCTTTTctataagcctgagcctgacctatttaattaaataggtttttattaaataagtcaggtcaggccagaccataagtaggtctAACGGACGGCCTATCATATTCCCATCCCTACTtccaataaaaacaaaaattaagtttcattagtttttattttaaatatttgagtaagtttttttttttttttaatttaaacaatttagttttaaaatcatatatatgcTGTagctattaaaaaaagtttatgtgACAAATGGATGGGTGATGTGAcatatgaataaattaaataattaaaaaaataagtaattaaattcattaaaaaaaagttaaaggtGTTATATTCTAGTTCTTTCAtctaaaatcaaaaataagtTTGAGATTAGAGTTATCTTCCATTTTCTCTAGCATTGCATCACCATTCAAATATCACTAATATCACATCATCATCCTCAAATCACCATCATCCATTAACATCTTCaatattcatttgtttttttttctagttCAACCACGACATCATCTTTGTCTGCAACAAattcaactcatttttaattaCCTCATCTTTGTCTGCAACAActtcaattcatttttaattaccTGAATATAGAGTAGAAAAAGAATATGTATATTCATCTCCAACATCGATGAAAATACTAAACGGTGTTTTCCCATTGGAATATAATGTGAATAATTTTTATGTGAcgatagagagaaaaaaaaactataatctccaaacttattttaattttagatacaGAACTAAAACATAATAActtgaattttcttttattattttttaatcaatttaattatttaatttcattttttaattatttaatttatttatctacgATGTCTAACTTGACAAATAGTGATTTAACAATAGtgatttaaaactaaatttaacttatattgaattaaaagaatttttttacagAGATACTGGTACATGGACGAGTTAAATATTTAATCCTGGAATCTATATATCATAACTACTGATTAGAATATTTAACATCTCAATGAGTCCACCACGACATTTCCACAATATCGATCATTTGGACTGACTATGAGATCAATCCCTGATTTGACTAATTGAGTATAATTGTATCCATTCATTATCGGTCTCTTGAGTTTCAATCTAGGTGATTCCACTATAATTTAAacacatatttataaaataatttccatttttttaatcCATATCCGTAACCGTAAAACTTATATATAgtcagagaaaaaaaaaaggcctAATGAAAAGAGAGGTTGAAGATATATTAGCAAAATTGGATGCAAGAGTGTATGTTGAAgtgattaattaaattagaagacGCGACGCGGGTTTATGTTTGTTTGTTCCAATTCGAAATTCGAAATTCGAAATCGAATCGAATCGAAGCGTGGAGTTGAAGAAGCTTTGTTTCTTCAGTTACTAGTAAAACGTTTAAGATATAGGTTTTAGTTTTAGTGAGATTGTAAGATCATAGATAGATTGAATAGAATGGCGATGGCAGGGGTGTATCGACGCCTTCTTCCTTCTCCCCCTTCCGTTGATTTTGCTTCCTCCAATGGCAAGGTCACTTTCCTACTCTCTCTCATACCGTCTTTAAATATATTGTTGCATCAATTATTACTAGTTACTTTGCTCCAATTATTACATTTTCTCCTCATAACACAGTTTCAGCACTTTatctcatttttcatttttcatgtGTTTGATTTAATGTCACCAGCAACTTTTCCTTGAAGCCATTCAAAACGGAACCATGGAAGGCTTTTATAGGTTGGTCTCTTATTTTCAAACGCAA from Cicer arietinum cultivar CDC Frontier isolate Library 1 chromosome 3, Cicar.CDCFrontier_v2.0, whole genome shotgun sequence encodes:
- the LOC101494257 gene encoding glycolipid transfer protein 1-like codes for the protein MEGSIFSPALEALEHVRSEDGKILTKPFLDVCKFVLPVLDKFGGAFSFVKTDIGGNITRLEGIYESDPSEYNFLHTIVLKEVEAKTEKSPPSCTNALLWLSRSMDFTVQLFSNLHEHEDWSMKHACSDSYNKTLKKWHSWLASSSFNVALNLVPDRKKFMEAIGTGDQISSDMEKFVTNFSSVLAENHKLLASVGMDSMKF